One region of Candidatus Saccharibacteria bacterium genomic DNA includes:
- a CDS encoding EamA family transporter: protein MANKRPLSAPVGASLIVLSSFFYASYGIWTKLMGDFFQGYTASALRSVLVLLILLPIALFYRHLQPLKLKQNWRYIAGMLIASLFTWGPLYYAILHAGVGISLAIVYASIVIGSFFFGWLFGRERFTKDKAISAGLGVIGLGLIFSPSTGSLGWLALLGALVSGLSAGANAVFSKQIRYNATQSTIVLWVTSVIANFVMAFALQEHYPEVGWYAPWLWLVFFAVASVIASWSLVKGVKLIDAGAAGVLGLLEIVFGVIFGVIFFHERPAAIALLGMAVIIGAASIPYFKDYNAKRGTLDE from the coding sequence ATGGCTAATAAGAGGCCCCTTTCAGCACCAGTCGGCGCAAGCCTCATTGTTTTGTCGTCGTTTTTCTATGCCAGTTACGGTATTTGGACAAAGCTAATGGGCGACTTCTTTCAAGGCTACACAGCTTCGGCTCTGCGAAGTGTGTTGGTACTTCTTATCCTATTACCTATTGCCCTTTTCTATCGGCACTTACAGCCACTAAAGCTAAAGCAAAATTGGCGGTACATAGCTGGAATGCTCATTGCTTCATTGTTTACTTGGGGACCGTTATACTACGCAATCTTACATGCAGGAGTCGGTATAAGTCTGGCTATTGTGTATGCAAGCATTGTTATTGGTTCATTCTTTTTTGGCTGGCTATTTGGTCGGGAACGGTTTACGAAAGATAAAGCTATATCTGCTGGATTAGGCGTAATTGGACTGGGGCTAATCTTTTCCCCAAGCACAGGCAGTTTAGGCTGGCTAGCACTACTAGGAGCTTTGGTTAGCGGTCTATCTGCTGGTGCAAACGCTGTTTTTTCTAAGCAGATACGGTACAACGCTACTCAATCAACTATTGTTCTATGGGTTACGTCAGTAATAGCAAACTTTGTTATGGCTTTTGCGCTTCAAGAACATTATCCAGAAGTTGGCTGGTATGCTCCCTGGCTGTGGCTTGTTTTCTTTGCAGTTGCTTCGGTTATTGCGTCTTGGTCACTTGTAAAGGGAGTAAAGCTCATAGATGCTGGCGCAGCAGGTGTTTTAGGATTATTAGAAATTGTGTTTGGCGTAATCTTCGGAGTTATATTCTTTCACGAACGACCAGCAGCAATAGCATTGCTTGGAATGGCTGTAATAATTGGTGCGGCTTCCATACCGTACTTTAAAGACTATAACGCTAAGCGTGGGACATTAGATGAGTAA
- a CDS encoding SDR family NAD(P)-dependent oxidoreductase: MKDKIIVITGASEGLGKAAAAKLAQEGAKLVLVARNEEKLKQVSEQMGENTRYYVCDVGVPAQVREVASKILDEYESIDILINCAGIWTDEELEKNDADRRKRVLEVNTLGTIEFIKAFEPSLRANNKGHVLNVISTSGNFDTSSGDNTLWQTYGASKWALSGFTRAFKDSLEGTRVKVTGFYPGGFDSNLYENANVPDAHNQPWMMKTDDVADALIFCLTRPDDMLVEKLIVTKFGADS; this comes from the coding sequence ATGAAAGATAAAATTATCGTAATTACTGGTGCAAGCGAAGGCCTGGGCAAAGCTGCTGCGGCTAAACTAGCCCAAGAGGGTGCAAAATTAGTTTTAGTTGCACGCAACGAGGAAAAGCTTAAGCAAGTGAGTGAACAGATGGGCGAAAATACTCGATATTACGTGTGTGATGTGGGTGTCCCCGCCCAAGTTAGGGAAGTAGCAAGCAAGATATTAGACGAGTACGAGTCAATAGATATCCTTATTAACTGTGCTGGTATATGGACAGACGAAGAGCTGGAGAAGAACGATGCTGATCGACGCAAGAGAGTTCTCGAAGTAAACACACTCGGAACAATTGAGTTCATAAAAGCCTTTGAGCCATCACTAAGAGCCAACAACAAAGGCCATGTCTTGAATGTGATATCTACCTCAGGAAACTTTGATACAAGCTCTGGCGACAATACGTTGTGGCAAACTTACGGCGCAAGTAAATGGGCACTGTCTGGGTTTACTCGCGCATTTAAAGATTCTCTTGAGGGAACCAGGGTTAAAGTTACCGGCTTCTACCCTGGTGGCTTTGATAGTAACTTGTATGAAAATGCGAATGTTCCAGACGCACACAACCAACCGTGGATGATGAAAACTGATGATGTGGCAGACGCGCTGATATTTTGTCTGACTCGACCAGACGATATGCTCGTTGAAAAGCTCATTGTTACGAAGTTCGGTGCCGATAGTTAG
- a CDS encoding DUF1428 domain-containing protein, whose product MAKYIDGFVLVIPKGKEAEYQKMAEEGRDSWMKHGALQYFECRGEDLKQQEMGDLKSRAFQEMAGANGDDNVWFSFIVFESKEHRDEVNKKVMDEMSELYKDKTDFEMPNDMKKMAYGGFEVVVEG is encoded by the coding sequence ATGGCTAAATACATTGATGGATTTGTACTTGTAATACCTAAAGGCAAAGAAGCCGAATACCAGAAAATGGCAGAAGAAGGGCGTGATTCATGGATGAAGCATGGTGCACTTCAGTACTTTGAGTGCAGAGGCGAAGATCTTAAGCAGCAGGAAATGGGTGACCTAAAATCACGAGCTTTTCAGGAGATGGCTGGCGCTAACGGGGATGATAATGTCTGGTTTTCATTCATTGTTTTCGAATCAAAAGAGCACCGCGACGAAGTAAACAAAAAAGTTATGGACGAAATGAGCGAATTGTATAAGGATAAAACTGATTTTGAAATGCCGAACGATATGAAAAAAATGGCATACGGCGGATTTGAAGTGGTAGTTGAAGGTTAA
- a CDS encoding glycerate dehydrogenase: MKIVLPDKINISSDYKNMIRELGAEVFEDLPDNNELKKRIADAEIITASYVDITPDVIDAAPNLRYIVVPAVGFEWVDTKYAASKGITTLNCPTFNSQAVAEHAMTLLMAANRNLIVGIDELRAGKWSPQTLIGYELDSKKLGLIGYGNVGTRIEKISIGLGMSVSYTNSKSTSDEVDELLSSSDFIIICAPLNDGTRNLVDDRRLKLLKQTAILVNVGRGAVIDQNALIELLKNKMIRGAGLDVFDGEPLTGVPSDEIVELARLPNVVTTPHIAYNTEEINDKQGAEILLNLQSCIAGEPVNVVMQGSAK, translated from the coding sequence ATGAAAATAGTTCTTCCTGACAAAATCAATATCTCTAGTGATTACAAAAATATGATTAGAGAACTGGGAGCAGAGGTCTTTGAGGACTTACCTGATAACAACGAGCTTAAGAAGCGAATTGCTGATGCTGAAATTATCACAGCTAGTTATGTAGATATTACACCTGATGTAATTGACGCTGCACCAAATCTCAGATATATTGTTGTGCCTGCTGTTGGGTTTGAATGGGTTGATACTAAATACGCTGCGTCTAAGGGTATAACAACGCTTAATTGCCCAACTTTTAATAGTCAGGCTGTTGCCGAACACGCAATGACATTACTCATGGCTGCAAATCGCAATCTGATAGTAGGCATAGACGAGCTACGAGCTGGCAAGTGGAGTCCCCAAACTTTGATTGGCTACGAACTTGATAGCAAAAAACTAGGTTTGATTGGCTACGGAAATGTCGGTACAAGAATAGAAAAAATCTCAATTGGACTCGGTATGAGCGTCAGTTATACAAACTCAAAATCAACATCTGACGAGGTAGATGAACTGCTTAGTAGCTCTGACTTTATTATTATCTGCGCCCCGTTAAATGACGGCACAAGAAACTTAGTTGATGACCGCCGATTAAAGCTTCTGAAACAAACTGCAATACTAGTCAATGTTGGACGTGGTGCAGTTATTGACCAAAATGCACTAATTGAACTACTAAAAAATAAAATGATACGAGGTGCGGGGCTAGATGTATTTGACGGCGAGCCGCTAACAGGGGTACCTAGCGATGAGATAGTTGAGCTGGCAAGGCTACCGAATGTCGTAACTACCCCACATATTGCCTATAACACAGAAGAAATTAACGACAAACAAGGTGCAGAAATACTGTTAAACCTGCAATCGTGCATAGCTGGTGAGCCAGTCAATGTTGTTATGCAGGGCAGTGCAAAGTGA
- a CDS encoding DUF1801 domain-containing protein: MQRISAAEPKIWNEHTIGFGTYHYKYDSGREGDSQILSFYPRKGRITVYLMDGTARYSVLLDKLGGHSPTGYCIVIKRLSDIELPVLEEILQQSYEYIKSMSQKGPINRILWKN; encoded by the coding sequence ATGCAGCGTATAAGCGCTGCCGAACCTAAAATATGGAATGAACATACTATAGGTTTTGGTACATATCACTACAAATACGACAGCGGGCGCGAAGGCGACAGTCAAATTCTTAGTTTTTACCCAAGAAAGGGTAGGATTACCGTTTACCTGATGGACGGTACGGCACGCTATTCCGTGCTACTGGATAAGCTGGGCGGTCACAGTCCTACTGGTTACTGCATCGTGATTAAACGACTTAGTGATATAGAATTACCTGTACTTGAGGAGATTTTGCAGCAGTCTTATGAGTACATCAAGTCAATGTCACAGAAGGGACCTATCAACAGAATATTATGGAAAAATTAA
- a CDS encoding DUF4389 domain-containing protein, with product MATKKDKYPATFDIDYPKKLDRLSTFFRIVWSIPAIIIISMLTASGSERLMNEAGQEVSTGGGGIAAGLFCATALMILFRQRYPRWWFDFALELNRYSSRVGAYILLLTDRYPSTVEKQSVQLDIEYPNVERDLNRWLPLVKWLLAIPHYFVLFILVIAASVATVIGWFSILFTGQYPRSLFNFVVGVGRWGVRVTAYAFLLTTDEYPPFRLR from the coding sequence ATGGCAACAAAAAAAGATAAGTATCCGGCCACTTTTGATATAGATTATCCGAAAAAACTTGACCGTCTGAGTACTTTTTTTCGTATCGTATGGAGTATCCCTGCGATAATCATCATTAGCATGCTGACAGCATCTGGTAGCGAGCGGCTCATGAACGAAGCGGGCCAGGAAGTTTCTACGGGCGGTGGTGGCATTGCGGCTGGACTGTTTTGTGCTACTGCCCTGATGATTCTTTTCCGCCAGCGTTATCCACGATGGTGGTTTGATTTTGCGCTCGAACTAAACAGATATTCATCTAGAGTCGGTGCTTACATTCTCCTGCTAACTGATCGTTACCCTTCCACCGTTGAAAAGCAATCAGTCCAGTTGGACATAGAGTACCCAAATGTTGAGCGAGATCTTAATCGTTGGTTGCCATTGGTAAAGTGGTTGCTAGCTATACCTCATTATTTTGTATTGTTCATTCTTGTAATTGCTGCCTCAGTAGCGACTGTCATTGGCTGGTTTAGCATACTCTTTACCGGTCAATACCCCAGGAGTTTATTTAACTTTGTGGTTGGGGTGGGCAGATGGGGTGTTCGAGTCACTGCTTATGCGTTTTTGCTAACAACCGATGAATATCCACCGTTTAGGCTTCGATAA